TTTAAAAGTTTCCATCTCTTTCAGAGAGAACCTTCTTTCGGACATGAAAAATAAACCATCTTCTAAACGCAAAGAAATTATGAGGTTTCCATCTCTTTCAGAGAGAACCTTCTTTCGGACAGTACATTTCTAAGTATATCATAAGTAAAGGACTATTTGTGCTTAAAATTCATAACCTGGTGTTAATAATGTTAGTGCATGTCTAACATCAACCCTTTTTCATCACTCTTTTTAGCTTTCCATGCGGATTCAGGACCTATTTTCTCAAAGTGGCTTATTTTCGTTAGTCAACTTTTTGAAGGAGGTTAGGAATTCTTGTTTGGGTTTTTTACAAATTTCCGTTTTTGCGATCTGTGCCCCTTTTGCTTTATTTTTTCACTTGTCAATGACCCACTTCTTAACCTTTATAGGCTTGAGAAAACGATTTTGTATGTCTTGTGTTTATGTCTAAGTGAACTACTCAACCTTATAATTAGTTTTTCAATCTATTCTGCTTTTTCAGAATCGCGAGCCTTGTCTTCTTTTGCTTATAGAAACAAGAGTTTTCTGATTGATAAAGCTTCTATTTGTCTTAGACTGATAGAACTTCAAGTCAATCTAATTTGCTTTTTCATTTTCGACTGCGTTTGATGTTAAGCTTTAGTAGCTTTTGTTATTATAATACCACATTTGTAGTACATTTTGCGATCAGGTGTAGGACCATTCAATATTTAAAATGTAGTAGATATTTACCACAAATTTTTTGGGAACCTATTGGTATCTATCTTATAATTTCTTCTCTGAGAGATCATTGTGCGATTTTTTTAAAGTTCTTCTTTTTTGCATCAGGGTTAACATATTTATATTTTATCACAAAAATATGGAATATATAGTTTCCATTCATTGTTAAGTAAAGCAACTTTGTCGGTTATATAGAGTGGGTATGGCAATTTCAAATTGGTATATGGTGTAGAATGAAATAGTCTTGTTGTCAAGTAAGTTTCTCTGGCTATCTGTTCATCAGAAAGCTTTGAATTATTGATCACTATATTTATTTCAACGGCTTTTTGTAAGTTGTAAGTCTGTGCAAAGTAAACATATTTATTTGGTTCAAATTTCACAATCATTCCTTTTAGATTTTGTTTTGAGTTTATGTTTGAGTTTTTGTCTATTTCAATTATCGTATAGTCTATTTTCAGAAGATCTAAGTAGTTTTTCAAAAGGTTTATATCTTCAAAGAAAACTCCATCACGCATGAGGAATATCATATTTGGTGGTTTCTTGACCACAGATTTGTATCTGTCAATGGATTTAACAATATCCTTTTGAAGGAGTTCCAATTCGAATTTCTCATTCAATGGCATATCGCGTTCTTGATTTATGTAAAGTACTTTGCTATTCCTGTCAACGGCAGAAATTGCATAATGAGATACTCTCTTTTGAAAATCGTGACTTAGATCAAAACCTATATATAAAGCATTATCTGAAAGTCCAAGTAATTGATAGGTCTGTGCGTCTTGGGAAAAATTCACAATTTTGTAAGCAAAGCTTTTTAGAATATAAATTTGATCGCTGATGATCTTTGGTGTTAAAACAGGCAAAATGACAACATTCTTGGGAGCATTTTTAATAAGATTATCCAGGCTTTCTTGTCTTTCATCAAGTAAAACTATCGCATAGATTTTACCAGAAGAAGATAATACTTCTTTGTTCTCGATTTCAAAGGTTTTTTCTTTGTAATAAAAGATCGCTTTATTAGTTTGAGGATTTCTCAAGTATTCTATCTCCAATCCAAGTTCAGATAAGGCTTTACGATAGGCAGAATCACTTGATGCAAAGACTTTTCTCACAGGTTCACTGATATTTTCATTTTTATACTTACTTGAGAACAAAAAAGTCATTTTTAAAGTCCCTGGGCTTTTAAGTGGTTGAAGTTGAAAGATTTTTTTAATATCATCTGAATTACCATTGGCGAATTTATAAAATGCAGTAATTCTCTCTTGATGATCGGGTTTTACTTCATAGTACTGATTCAGGTTAACTAAATCTTTCAGAAAACTCAATTCCGTTGATATTTTTTCATATAAGTAGGGAAGTTTATTGTTGTAAATTTCATAAATTTGTTTTGAGACCCCAAGTTCCTCGGCTTCTTTAGATGTGAAATTGAAAAAATAGTTTTCTGGATGAGTAACTTCTTTATGGGTTCTCTCATCTATTGCTATAACAAGCTTTCCATCTTCTGCGCTAACAAAAGGAAAAGACTTCCCAGATTTGGTGTTTAAAAGGTAGGCAGACCTAACTTGAGACTCTAAAGCGGGTTTTGTGGATAAGAACGTGAAGCGAGGATTTATGGAAAGATAGTATTTTTCATATATCTTGTATATCTTTACTTGATAACTCTCAAACCATGAGACTTCTTTATTATTCTGAAATGGAGTTTTAGTACGGTTAGATATGTAAAGATTTTGTCTTGTAGCTATGAAATCATTATCCTTGAACAGTTTCTTTATGTAACTATACAAGGTTCTGATGAACAGTTTTTCATCACTTTCTATAACCTCTTCCCTTTTTTTGTAAACAACGGCTTGTTCCGGCAGAATTTGCACCTGCAAAAATGGTAATTCAACCCAGACCAGATCACTTGAATCATTGAATCTGATGTTGTTAATTCTTGTGAGGTTCTTTGCAAAGATCTCTGGTGGTGTCTGAGGATTGTAGTAATAAATTCTTTTGACCTTTGATGGAACCATGATTTCAAATAGATTCAATTTCATTCAATCAGCCCCCTATACGATGAGCACGTCTTTGTCATAAAACTGTCCTTTGTTTGTGCCGATTGTGATTATCATCTCACGGAGGTCTTTTGCAATTGGATATACTCTCACGGTATCTTCATCGGCTTTTATGCGTTTTTTGATACCTTTGATCAATTGATTTAGTTGTGACTGATTGAGTTCTGTTTCAAAAACGCTGTATTGGACTCTTACACCATAGCTTTCAAGATAATCTGATAAATGTTTACGTCTTTTATCATCGACAACATCATAACTTATAACGAAAAACACACAGATCACTTCCTATAGAAAGGTGTATATTGTTCTTCTTCTCCCAATACTACCCTTGCATAATGCCTTGACTGTTTTTCAAAGATCGTTCTTATGTAATTTTCTTCGTCATCTAAATGATATTTCATTTTGCTGTTCAAACGCTCTTCGAATTTATCTATAAATCTTTTAATAGCATCTTTTGTGAAATGTATTATTCCTTCTTCTTTTTCTTCAAAGTCATTCACCGTGAATTCGTTCCTGTTGATTGCATTTATTACAAAATTATCAACAATGATACATCTAAACTCTTCTGTTAAGTCATAGAGCAAAGATTTTTTTGATATATCCACAGTGTGCAGATTTCCAAGATAAGGATCCAAGCCTACCGCATTCATGGCTGCTTCTATTTCGTTGTACAAAAGGCTATATCCAAGTGATAACATGGCATTCACAGGATCTTTGGGAGGATGAGCGATTCTTTTCTCGAATTTGAACTCATCGCTTTTAAAGAGTTTTGCGAAACCTTGAAAGTAATATTTTGAACCGATTCCTTCTAATCCCATTATTTGTTCGATATTAGTAGAACCACGAGTTTTTTCGATAATCTTTCTCAAAGCAGCTATTTCTTCACTGATCGTTCCTCGCGGCAAGTTTTTGCTCTTATTCGAAAGGAAATCATAATAGTTCCTCAATTTACCAATGACTATGCTCTGTGCCATTTTGAATTTGAAGGATTGATCATTACTTCTTTCATACTGTTTGAGTCTCAATATAACGTTTCGATATTCGTTTGTATATAGTTTTCCCCTGTATTTACCATATTGAGTCATGAAAACGACTTCTATTTTGTTTTCCAAGAAATAATTCAGTATTTGAGGTGTGAGCGATATATTGCCCATGAGATTGACTTTCTCAATTTTTTTCAACGGTATTTCATTGATGGTATCTCCTTGCTTTGAGATAATCAACTTTCCAAGTTCCTTAGAAAGTACAACACCTTGTTCGGTTATGTATAAAATCATGCGATCACCTAAATGATTATTTGGATTTCCCCATCTTTTTTTCTAATGATAAGATCTTCTATATTTATTTCATCAACTGTCATTTTTTGAGCTAATAGGTTTTTAAGAGTTCTTATCTGATTTTCAAGTTCAGCCTTTTCTTTTGTTTTGTCCATTATCTTTCTAACAATATCTCTGAGATCTATATTCGGCAAGACAAAGAAGTCCAAATTCGTGACTAAACACAAAGGTGTGTTAAGAACTTCATTGAATTTGCAATTGCATTGATCTATATTTAAAGCGAGTGACTTACTGAGTATAATTCTTTTTATCTCTTCGCAAGTTATCGGTATTGTACCAACTCTGTTCATCAGTGCGTGTAGTCTTGACTGTGAATAATTGATGGTCTTTTTAAACAGATCTGATAGGAATTCCTTTGAATTTTCCATTGCCACACAAGCCGCAATTATTATGTACTCTTCATCTTCATTGATATATCCTAACTTCTGAATCTTTTCGTAAATCTGTTTGAGTGGATAACACGCTTGAATCATGGTATTAAGCAAATTTGACCTTGTTATCGGCTTTATTTCTTGTCTTAACACTCTTTTGACCTGAGAGGATGGCTTTGCATCAATATTTTTTTGCTTTTGTTTTGTGGCTTGAAGGTCCAGATTTTGTTCTTGTGAAAATTCTTTGTATAGCTTTTCAATCACATCTGAATCATTTGGCTCGATTTTTAAAAGATAATCATATTGGTTATGTACTGGTTCGAAGTTTTCGTCGACGAATGGACATCTATTTTTCGTCTTTCTGTGTATACCTAATGGAAGTTTGATCAGATTTCCAAGTCCGCCACCTGTGTCTGATTGTTTGGGAAAAATTTCTACAGAGATTTGATCATCTATTGAGATACTTTCGACGATTTTCCTGAGGATAAATCTCACCTTATAAGCCTGAAGCCACCTGTCAAAGAAAATCCATATGTGATAACCACGATTGCCACTGAATTCTACATGATATTTGATATTTTCGATTTTCAACTTTTCACAGATATTCATTACCGACTGTCTGCAAAGTCGCAATGCACTTTGGTAATTATTTTCGAAGCCTTTTTTGAAATCAATATCGAAAGCCGCAAATTTGATGTTGTTATCCGATCTAAGTACATACAGCCCCAAAGTTTTTTCCCCATTGAGGTGTTCTAAAACGTCCTTTTCCTTCATGGGTAATCTCACTGGATAGTAACCTTCGTCCATTTGAATGGCAAAGACGTCTTCTCTACCACTGAACAGATCGAGAAACTTTTTTATAACTATGTCATCTATTTGACTTGTTCTCTTTTGATTTTTTAACTGACTGATTCTATCAATTTGCCCCAATCTTTCATAGATATTTATCGCTTGGTCTTTCAGTTCGAGCTCTTCGTAAATCTGTGCGAGTTTTTCAAGATACTCACTATGATTTGTTTTCTGCACTATGATTTCAAAGATTTCTTTTGCTTTCTCATATTCTTGAAATTCAAACAACAGATTTGCATATCTCTGTAATGATCCATCCTCAATGGAAAGCTCATCAAAAGCTTTTTCATAGTATTCAAGCGCTTTTGCAAAGTCAAAATCATCCTCGGCTTTCAATGCAAGTTCTTTAAAGTCCAGAAAATCACCTTCTTACTCCAAAGGTATCTTTTCAACTTGACCAAGTCCCATTGTTGTTTTATATCCAACGCCTGCATAGAAAGCAAAATCAGCCAGTATATTAGCAACTTTTATTAATTGACTGTCGTGTTCTGGTATTTTGAATGTGACATCACCTATAAAACCTTCAAGATAAAAGTCTCTCAGAGTTATTCTCCTTGATTGTGTCTTTTTTTCGTAAATAGTTATCTCTTTGAATCTTTTTTCGATATCTTGATCTATCTTCTGTTCTGAATATTTATTGAATTTTCTAAAAAGGCTTGTAAATATCTTTTCTGGAATAGGATATTTATAGTGTTGATCACCAGCTCTAAAAAGTGTTGGTGTGTGAAATCTAAATTTAATGAGGTTTGATTCATACTGCCTTTTGAAGAGTTCTTGTACTGAAATATGGTCTGCCCATTTACTCTGTTCTTTGTCGAAGAGTATTTCGACGATTTTATAATCTATATTCCCTATCCTCATGTCTTCTCTCAATGTGTTTTTTTCAAGAAGGCTTGATATCATCGTCTTAAATACTTCTTCATCGAGTACTGTCAG
The DNA window shown above is from Thermotoga profunda AZM34c06 and carries:
- the ago gene encoding protein argonaute, which codes for MKLNLFEIMVPSKVKRIYYYNPQTPPEIFAKNLTRINNIRFNDSSDLVWVELPFLQVQILPEQAVVYKKREEVIESDEKLFIRTLYSYIKKLFKDNDFIATRQNLYISNRTKTPFQNNKEVSWFESYQVKIYKIYEKYYLSINPRFTFLSTKPALESQVRSAYLLNTKSGKSFPFVSAEDGKLVIAIDERTHKEVTHPENYFFNFTSKEAEELGVSKQIYEIYNNKLPYLYEKISTELSFLKDLVNLNQYYEVKPDHQERITAFYKFANGNSDDIKKIFQLQPLKSPGTLKMTFLFSSKYKNENISEPVRKVFASSDSAYRKALSELGLEIEYLRNPQTNKAIFYYKEKTFEIENKEVLSSSGKIYAIVLLDERQESLDNLIKNAPKNVVILPVLTPKIISDQIYILKSFAYKIVNFSQDAQTYQLLGLSDNALYIGFDLSHDFQKRVSHYAISAVDRNSKVLYINQERDMPLNEKFELELLQKDIVKSIDRYKSVVKKPPNMIFLMRDGVFFEDINLLKNYLDLLKIDYTIIEIDKNSNINSKQNLKGMIVKFEPNKYVYFAQTYNLQKAVEINIVINNSKLSDEQIARETYLTTRLFHSTPYTNLKLPYPLYITDKVALLNNEWKLYIPYFCDKI
- the cas2 gene encoding CRISPR-associated endonuclease Cas2, encoding MFFVISYDVVDDKRRKHLSDYLESYGVRVQYSVFETELNQSQLNQLIKGIKKRIKADEDTVRVYPIAKDLREMIITIGTNKGQFYDKDVLIV
- a CDS encoding CRISPR-associated primase-polymerase type A1, encoding MKAEDDFDFAKALEYYEKAFDELSIEDGSLQRYANLLFEFQEYEKAKEIFEIIVQKTNHSEYLEKLAQIYEELELKDQAINIYERLGQIDRISQLKNQKRTSQIDDIVIKKFLDLFSGREDVFAIQMDEGYYPVRLPMKEKDVLEHLNGEKTLGLYVLRSDNNIKFAAFDIDFKKGFENNYQSALRLCRQSVMNICEKLKIENIKYHVEFSGNRGYHIWIFFDRWLQAYKVRFILRKIVESISIDDQISVEIFPKQSDTGGGLGNLIKLPLGIHRKTKNRCPFVDENFEPVHNQYDYLLKIEPNDSDVIEKLYKEFSQEQNLDLQATKQKQKNIDAKPSSQVKRVLRQEIKPITRSNLLNTMIQACYPLKQIYEKIQKLGYINEDEEYIIIAACVAMENSKEFLSDLFKKTINYSQSRLHALMNRVGTIPITCEEIKRIILSKSLALNIDQCNCKFNEVLNTPLCLVTNLDFFVLPNIDLRDIVRKIMDKTKEKAELENQIRTLKNLLAQKMTVDEINIEDLIIRKKDGEIQIII
- the cas6 gene encoding CRISPR-associated endoribonuclease Cas6; protein product: MIDIFHSVVIKLKALKDGKYDFYPAQKIHSLFLGLIKKSDEQMAKQLHDEQKEKSFTVSSFLGKELSKPIEIKMSNNYFIRLTVLDEEVFKTMISSLLEKNTLREDMRIGNIDYKIVEILFDKEQSKWADHISVQELFKRQYESNLIKFRFHTPTLFRAGDQHYKYPIPEKIFTSLFRKFNKYSEQKIDQDIEKRFKEITIYEKKTQSRRITLRDFYLEGFIGDVTFKIPEHDSQLIKVANILADFAFYAGVGYKTTMGLGQVEKIPLE
- the cas1 gene encoding CRISPR-associated endonuclease Cas1; translation: MILYITEQGVVLSKELGKLIISKQGDTINEIPLKKIEKVNLMGNISLTPQILNYFLENKIEVVFMTQYGKYRGKLYTNEYRNVILRLKQYERSNDQSFKFKMAQSIVIGKLRNYYDFLSNKSKNLPRGTISEEIAALRKIIEKTRGSTNIEQIMGLEGIGSKYYFQGFAKLFKSDEFKFEKRIAHPPKDPVNAMLSLGYSLLYNEIEAAMNAVGLDPYLGNLHTVDISKKSLLYDLTEEFRCIIVDNFVINAINRNEFTVNDFEEKEEGIIHFTKDAIKRFIDKFEERLNSKMKYHLDDEENYIRTIFEKQSRHYARVVLGEEEQYTPFYRK